The Synechocystis sp. PCC 7509 genome includes a window with the following:
- a CDS encoding MSMEG_0568 family radical SAM protein — translation MNKQQLIVELQSAGLKLANAEIGAAGRIGGAGPSDHKAVTVGDTTVMIPIFNSPAASSPYTVKEQKLQLNGEDISTVAFPSEPKFYSLTTSDGIPYKQIALLHSKDVLATTVLQTCIRYGDTATSCQFCAIGQSLAAGRTIARKTPSQLAEVAEAAVRLDGVKHMVMTTGTPSTSDRGAAYLTQCAKAIKAKVNIPIQAQCEPPDDFIWFERMKEAGIDSLGMHLEAVEDKVRANIMPGKATVSVDYYFQAFTAAVKVFGWGQVSTYLLAGLGDSLKSLVEMSDRLIQIGVYPFIVPFVPITGTPLAHHPTPRSEWMFALYQEVGELLQRSGMSSTDIKAGCAKCGACSALANFEGK, via the coding sequence ATGAATAAACAACAGTTGATTGTAGAACTTCAGTCTGCGGGTTTGAAACTAGCCAACGCCGAAATTGGCGCGGCGGGACGCATTGGAGGCGCGGGACCTTCGGATCATAAAGCTGTAACTGTAGGCGATACAACAGTAATGATTCCGATATTTAACAGTCCCGCAGCTTCTTCGCCTTACACGGTTAAAGAGCAAAAATTGCAATTAAATGGAGAAGATATTAGCACGGTTGCTTTCCCCTCAGAACCAAAGTTTTATAGTTTAACGACTTCTGACGGGATTCCTTACAAACAAATTGCCTTATTACACAGCAAGGATGTATTAGCTACAACGGTTTTGCAAACTTGTATCCGTTATGGAGATACAGCAACATCTTGTCAGTTTTGCGCGATCGGGCAGTCTTTAGCCGCCGGGAGAACGATCGCCCGAAAAACCCCTTCTCAATTAGCCGAAGTTGCCGAAGCCGCCGTGCGGTTAGATGGAGTAAAGCACATGGTAATGACGACCGGAACACCCAGTACGAGCGATCGCGGTGCAGCCTACCTGACTCAATGCGCTAAGGCTATTAAAGCTAAAGTAAATATCCCAATTCAAGCTCAATGCGAACCTCCTGACGATTTTATCTGGTTTGAACGCATGAAAGAAGCGGGAATCGATAGTTTAGGAATGCACCTAGAAGCCGTTGAGGATAAAGTTAGAGCAAATATTATGCCGGGGAAAGCTACAGTTAGTGTAGATTATTACTTCCAAGCATTTACCGCCGCCGTTAAAGTATTTGGTTGGGGACAAGTAAGCACCTATTTATTAGCAGGTTTGGGAGATAGTTTAAAATCGCTCGTAGAAATGAGCGATCGCCTAATTCAAATTGGCGTATATCCTTTTATCGTCCCTTTTGTGCCAATTACCGGAACTCCTTTAGCCCACCATCCCACCCCTAGAAGTGAATGGATGTTTGCCCTTTACCAAGAAGTAGGGGAATTATTACAACGTTCGGGGATGTCATCAACAGATATCAAAGCCGGATGCGCTAAATGTGGGGCTTGTTCTGCTCTTGCCAATTTTGAAGGGAAATAA
- a CDS encoding MSMEG_0572/Sll0783 family nitrogen starvation response protein gives MPEVTTPAHQTGDFFVDYEEKVFPDVKAEPGEKALVTFHTVAFEGSIGFVNLLQATRLQRKGFETAVLLYGPGVTLGIQRGFPKLGDEPFPGQQNFNNQITKFMSEGGKVYACRFALQALYGHGEPSLIPGIRPINPLDVLDLILMHRKDNAFILDTWTL, from the coding sequence ATGCCTGAAGTTACAACACCCGCACACCAAACTGGTGACTTTTTTGTCGATTACGAAGAAAAAGTATTTCCCGATGTCAAAGCTGAACCCGGAGAAAAAGCCTTAGTTACCTTTCATACTGTCGCCTTTGAAGGTTCGATTGGTTTTGTAAACTTGCTTCAAGCTACCCGTTTGCAGCGTAAAGGTTTTGAAACAGCAGTTTTACTCTACGGGCCAGGCGTAACACTCGGAATTCAACGCGGCTTTCCTAAGCTTGGTGATGAACCATTCCCCGGTCAGCAAAACTTTAATAACCAAATTACTAAATTTATGTCAGAAGGTGGCAAAGTATACGCCTGTCGCTTTGCACTGCAAGCACTCTACGGACATGGCGAACCTTCTTTAATTCCAGGGATTCGTCCAATTAATCCTCTTGATGTCCTCGATCTAATTTTGATGCATCGCAAAGATAACGCCTTTATTCTCGATACCTGGACACTGTAA
- a CDS encoding sll0787 family AIR synthase-like protein, which translates to MLSSLAARLNQSLSILQKQDIQTASQALNIGYRTQILLGDDCAAILDGDGYLLLAAEGMLPLLVDTDPWFAGWSAIMVNVSDIYAMGGNPIAVVDTLWSDRLNNDALWAGMKAASEAYNVPIVGGHTNCHSPYNALSVAILGRAKQLISSFKAQQGDLLLVAVDFQGTSHPQHNFWNAATTANPVQLRQNLALLPHLAETGLCDAGKDISMGGIIGTLLMLLETSNCGAVLNLDAIPCPQELPLERWLLSFPSYGFLLSIRPDNVAAVKSCFHNQNLICEVVGEVQQDQKLVLTSTTESVVFWDLSNQPLTGFSPP; encoded by the coding sequence ATGTTATCGTCCCTTGCAGCGCGTCTAAATCAATCTCTCAGCATTTTACAAAAGCAAGACATTCAAACAGCATCCCAAGCCTTAAATATTGGCTATCGCACTCAAATCTTGCTAGGCGATGATTGTGCGGCGATTCTTGACGGCGATGGATATTTACTTTTAGCCGCCGAAGGAATGTTACCTTTGCTAGTTGATACCGATCCTTGGTTTGCTGGCTGGTCGGCAATTATGGTAAATGTTAGCGATATCTATGCAATGGGCGGAAACCCGATCGCCGTAGTGGATACTTTGTGGAGCGATCGCCTAAATAATGATGCTCTTTGGGCAGGTATGAAGGCAGCTTCAGAAGCTTACAACGTCCCCATTGTTGGCGGTCATACCAATTGCCACAGCCCTTACAATGCCCTTTCTGTAGCTATTTTAGGACGAGCAAAGCAATTAATTTCTAGTTTCAAAGCACAACAAGGCGACTTGTTATTAGTAGCTGTGGATTTCCAAGGGACATCTCACCCTCAGCATAACTTTTGGAATGCGGCAACTACAGCAAATCCCGTTCAGCTACGCCAGAATTTAGCCCTTTTACCCCATTTAGCTGAAACTGGACTATGTGATGCGGGTAAAGATATCAGCATGGGGGGAATTATTGGTACGTTATTAATGTTGCTAGAAACTTCTAACTGTGGCGCAGTGTTGAATCTAGATGCAATTCCTTGTCCCCAAGAACTACCATTAGAGCGTTGGTTGCTTAGTTTTCCCAGTTACGGCTTTTTACTTAGCATTCGTCCTGATAATGTAGCGGCGGTAAAATCTTGTTTTCACAATCAAAATTTAATCTGTGAAGTTGTGGGAGAAGTGCAACAAGACCAAAAACTCGTTCTAACTTCAACTACCGAATCGGTTGTATTTTGGGATTTATCTAATCAACCATTAACGGGCTTTTCTCCCCCATAA
- a CDS encoding Nit6803 family nitrilase → MDYSRPIRAAAVQISPVLYSRDGTTEKVLKAIANAAQSGAQLVVFPETFIPYYPYFSFVQPPVLMGKEHLKLYEEAVTVPGAVTDAVSQAARTYNIVVVLGVNERDRGSLYNTQLIFDADGTLLLKRRKITPTYHERMVWGQGDGAGLKVVDSAVGKLGALACWEHYNPLARFALMAQHEQIHCAQFPGSLVGQIFTDQIEVTIRHHALESGCFVVNATGWLSKEQVAQITTDEKLQKVLSGGCNTAIISPEGNHLCAPITEGEGMAIADLDFSLITKRKRMMDSVGHYSRPELLQLQVNTNEQTVMKPLSQEFHTLVETYPILKE, encoded by the coding sequence ATGGATTATTCGCGCCCAATTAGAGCCGCCGCCGTCCAAATAAGCCCAGTGTTGTATAGTCGGGATGGGACTACAGAAAAAGTATTGAAAGCGATCGCCAATGCTGCCCAATCTGGCGCTCAATTAGTAGTTTTTCCTGAAACTTTCATTCCCTATTACCCTTATTTTTCCTTTGTACAGCCCCCGGTACTCATGGGTAAAGAACATCTGAAACTGTACGAAGAAGCGGTAACTGTACCGGGTGCGGTAACTGATGCGGTGAGTCAAGCCGCCCGTACTTATAACATTGTGGTGGTATTGGGAGTAAACGAACGCGATCGAGGTTCTCTATATAATACTCAACTAATTTTTGATGCCGATGGGACTTTGTTACTCAAGCGGCGCAAAATTACCCCTACCTATCACGAGCGGATGGTATGGGGACAGGGAGACGGTGCGGGTTTAAAGGTTGTAGATAGCGCCGTTGGCAAGTTGGGGGCTTTGGCTTGTTGGGAACATTACAACCCCTTGGCGCGATTTGCTTTGATGGCGCAGCACGAACAAATCCATTGCGCTCAGTTTCCAGGTTCTTTAGTTGGACAGATTTTTACTGACCAAATTGAAGTAACAATTCGCCATCACGCTTTAGAATCTGGCTGTTTTGTTGTCAATGCGACAGGTTGGCTATCCAAAGAACAAGTTGCCCAAATTACTACCGATGAGAAATTGCAAAAGGTTTTGAGTGGGGGTTGCAATACTGCCATTATTAGCCCGGAAGGTAATCATTTGTGTGCGCCAATTACTGAAGGGGAAGGAATGGCGATCGCCGATCTTGATTTTTCCCTAATTACCAAACGCAAGCGAATGATGGACAGTGTAGGTCATTACTCCCGCCCAGAATTGCTGCAATTGCAAGTAAATACCAACGAGCAAACCGTTATGAAACCTTTAAGCCAGGAGTTTCACACCCTTGTAGAAACTTACCCAATTCTGAAGGAGTGA
- a CDS encoding MSMEG_0569 family flavin-dependent oxidoreductase, whose translation MKNHYPIVIVGGGQAGLSLSYCLKEKGFEHIVFEKNTIGYSWRSKRWDSFCLVTPNWQCKLPGYHYFGDEPEGFMQKDQIVQYIEDYAASFAPPIREGVEVLKVRSFQGEFAVTTTIGEYTADNVAIASGSYHRPKIPPVAQNLDKSILQLHSSEYKNPQSLPDTVLVVGTGQSGCQIAEDLHLEGKKVHLCVGSAPRSPRRYRGKDVVEWLDKMGHYDLPVDKHPQKEQVRAKTNHYVTGRDGGREIDLRQFALEGMQLYGSLHDVTSPYLHFRDNLQQNLDGADAVAENIKKNIDKFIDSNQIQAPVEPDYQPVWQPEKAKPLLDYQQANIGAVIWCTGYHSDFSWIEIPVFDDKGYPQHDRGVTAHKGLYFLGLPWLYTWGSGRFSGIARDAGYLSDRIAANQNILQSVR comes from the coding sequence ATGAAAAATCATTATCCTATAGTTATTGTGGGCGGCGGTCAAGCGGGATTATCTCTAAGTTACTGCTTGAAGGAAAAAGGCTTTGAGCATATTGTCTTTGAAAAAAATACCATTGGCTACTCCTGGCGTTCTAAACGTTGGGATTCTTTTTGCTTGGTGACTCCCAATTGGCAATGTAAGTTACCTGGTTATCACTACTTTGGCGATGAACCAGAAGGGTTTATGCAAAAAGACCAAATTGTTCAATACATTGAAGATTATGCCGCTTCTTTTGCGCCACCAATTAGAGAAGGCGTAGAAGTGTTAAAAGTGCGGAGTTTTCAAGGTGAATTTGCTGTAACTACTACCATTGGCGAATATACAGCAGATAATGTTGCGATCGCATCTGGTAGCTATCATCGCCCCAAAATCCCCCCAGTAGCCCAAAATCTCGATAAATCTATCCTGCAATTACATTCTTCTGAATATAAAAATCCCCAATCTTTACCCGATACTGTATTAGTTGTAGGGACTGGACAATCTGGCTGTCAAATTGCCGAAGATTTGCATCTTGAAGGGAAAAAAGTACATTTGTGTGTTGGTAGCGCTCCTAGATCACCACGCAGATATCGCGGTAAAGATGTCGTGGAATGGTTAGATAAAATGGGTCACTACGATTTACCCGTTGACAAACATCCGCAAAAAGAGCAAGTTCGCGCCAAAACTAACCATTATGTAACCGGACGCGATGGCGGGAGAGAGATTGACTTGCGCCAATTTGCTTTAGAAGGAATGCAATTGTATGGATCTTTGCATGACGTTACAAGTCCTTATCTACACTTTCGAGACAATTTGCAGCAAAATTTAGATGGCGCGGATGCGGTGGCGGAAAATATCAAAAAAAACATTGATAAATTTATTGACTCTAACCAGATTCAAGCACCTGTAGAACCGGACTATCAACCAGTTTGGCAGCCTGAAAAGGCGAAACCTTTACTTGATTACCAACAAGCAAATATTGGCGCGGTTATTTGGTGTACGGGTTATCATTCCGATTTTAGTTGGATAGAAATCCCGGTATTTGACGATAAAGGCTATCCCCAACACGATCGCGGTGTAACGGCTCATAAAGGCTTGTATTTTCTCGGTTTGCCTTGGTTATATACTTGGGGATCGGGTAGATTTTCGGGAATAGCAAGAGATGCGGGTTATTTGAGCGATCGCATTGCAGCTAATCAAAATATTTTGCAGTCTGTTCGTTAA
- a CDS encoding DUF1348 family protein: METKPPLPPFTLETALIKVQAAEDAWNTRNPQKVALAYTEDSQWRNRDEFFSGREAIAAFLQRKWAKELDYRLKKELWSFTDNRISVRFEYEWHDTADNWYRSYGNEQWEFAPNGLMQRRYASINDVSILEFERKFRV, encoded by the coding sequence ATGGAAACTAAACCGCCTTTACCGCCTTTTACTTTAGAAACAGCATTAATCAAAGTTCAAGCGGCGGAAGATGCCTGGAACACTCGTAACCCTCAAAAAGTTGCCTTAGCTTATACCGAAGATTCCCAATGGCGCAATCGGGACGAGTTTTTTAGTGGACGAGAGGCGATCGCAGCTTTTTTACAACGCAAATGGGCAAAAGAGTTAGACTATCGCCTCAAAAAAGAACTTTGGAGTTTTACCGATAATCGCATATCTGTCCGTTTTGAGTATGAATGGCATGACACGGCGGATAACTGGTATCGCTCCTATGGCAACGAACAATGGGAGTTTGCGCCCAACGGTTTGATGCAAAGGCGATACGCCAGTATTAACGATGTTTCAATTCTTGAATTTGAAAGAAAGTTTCGCGTATGA
- a CDS encoding MSMEG_0567/Sll0786 family nitrogen starvation N-acetyltransferase codes for MSLYKFIIATSPQHINDYFALRRAIFAEEQQLFEGDDRDEIDKIAYPIVAITPNNQIVGVVRIYEVQPGVWYGGRLGTHQDYRKGWQIGKGLIYKAVTTANTWGCQQFLATVQLQNVRFFGRLHWESIEEMTICDRAHHLMSADLNFYPPSTEIRPFNLHSTVAS; via the coding sequence ATGTCACTATACAAATTTATTATTGCCACATCACCCCAGCATATTAACGATTATTTTGCTTTGCGTCGCGCTATCTTTGCTGAAGAACAGCAGCTATTTGAGGGAGATGATCGCGATGAAATAGATAAAATTGCTTATCCCATTGTGGCAATTACCCCAAATAACCAAATAGTCGGCGTAGTGCGAATTTACGAAGTTCAACCGGGGGTTTGGTACGGCGGTAGATTAGGGACGCATCAAGACTATCGCAAAGGTTGGCAAATTGGCAAAGGACTAATTTATAAAGCTGTTACTACCGCTAATACTTGGGGATGTCAGCAGTTTTTAGCTACCGTACAGTTACAAAACGTGCGTTTTTTTGGGCGGCTACACTGGGAATCAATTGAAGAAATGACTATTTGCGATCGCGCTCATCATTTAATGAGCGCCGATCTCAATTTTTATCCCCCCAGCACTGAAATTCGTCCGTTTAACCTTCATTCAACCGTTGCCTCTTAA
- a CDS encoding LuxR C-terminal-related transcriptional regulator has product MRLDILFSSLMHGLLDSTRILFDLQQANKIAQSLSGCLELEEIAHRVTDGLVEKFDQCLARLWLVEPDQTSLKLIASAGMYRHTNGFFSRVPMGAFKVGKIAQNHVSFLSNNLAGEPWVGNKEWARSNNIHGFAGYPLIINDKAIGVLAVFSNQALELEFLEVLQTLCTITAVALDTAMQYQKIKQSWQANDNTSNLSLCDRLVTILSTTRLTLIGTEKPLNLPLSYVFLQTAEILKHLECNSCRLIYGEDTASLEAIFPIKSAFSPQTWIELCLNELCFIAAYLGGSLHQASIDGRAMQVVLKLPYSGEVLKQQLQIKCRSPILQLAFTHLCVLAGLTIGDCENLPLLTDDITKIQTAKSVIWIEQKDRIPQGITAKVNLSTTPEQLRCCVESVVSGQSWGIEAEGIKQNLSDRELEILTLLTQGKRDRDIAQDLIISESTVKFHMNNVLTKLKAKTRCQAIACAIINGLI; this is encoded by the coding sequence ATGAGGTTAGATATTTTATTTTCTAGTTTGATGCATGGCTTGCTCGACTCGACGCGAATTTTATTTGACTTGCAACAAGCAAACAAAATTGCTCAAAGCTTGTCTGGCTGCCTAGAACTAGAGGAAATTGCTCATCGAGTTACCGATGGTTTGGTAGAGAAATTTGACCAGTGTTTAGCTCGGCTTTGGCTAGTTGAACCAGACCAAACTAGCTTAAAACTCATTGCTTCGGCGGGAATGTACCGTCATACTAATGGTTTCTTTTCCCGCGTACCGATGGGGGCATTTAAAGTAGGCAAAATTGCTCAGAATCACGTTTCTTTTTTAAGTAACAATTTAGCTGGGGAACCTTGGGTAGGCAATAAAGAATGGGCAAGGTCTAATAATATTCATGGGTTTGCTGGGTATCCTTTGATCATTAACGACAAAGCTATTGGCGTTCTAGCAGTCTTTAGTAATCAAGCGTTAGAGCTAGAGTTTTTGGAAGTATTACAAACTCTTTGTACGATCACTGCGGTTGCTTTAGATACTGCCATGCAATACCAAAAGATTAAACAGTCTTGGCAAGCAAATGATAATACTTCTAACTTAAGTTTATGCGATCGCTTAGTTACTATTCTCAGCACTACTCGATTGACTTTGATAGGAACAGAAAAACCATTAAATCTACCTTTAAGTTATGTTTTTCTGCAAACTGCGGAAATTCTCAAACACCTTGAGTGTAATTCTTGTCGGCTAATTTATGGTGAAGATACGGCAAGTCTTGAAGCTATTTTCCCTATCAAGAGCGCTTTCAGTCCGCAGACGTGGATAGAGTTGTGCTTGAATGAACTATGTTTTATTGCTGCTTACTTAGGCGGCTCGTTGCATCAAGCTAGTATCGACGGACGAGCAATGCAAGTTGTGCTAAAACTTCCCTATAGTGGCGAAGTTTTAAAGCAGCAATTACAAATTAAGTGTCGTTCGCCGATTTTACAATTGGCTTTTACTCACCTATGTGTTTTAGCAGGTTTAACAATTGGCGATTGCGAAAATTTACCTCTGCTAACCGATGATATTACTAAGATACAGACCGCAAAATCGGTAATCTGGATTGAGCAAAAAGATCGAATACCTCAAGGAATTACCGCCAAGGTTAACTTATCTACGACTCCAGAACAATTGCGTTGCTGTGTAGAATCAGTAGTTAGCGGTCAATCTTGGGGCATTGAGGCGGAGGGAATAAAGCAAAACCTAAGCGATCGCGAATTAGAGATTTTGACTTTGTTAACCCAGGGTAAGCGCGATCGTGACATTGCTCAAGATTTAATTATTAGTGAAAGTACCGTCAAGTTTCACATGAATAATGTTTTAACCAAACTCAAGGCAAAAACTCGGTGTCAGGCGATCGCTTGTGCGATCATTAATGGTTTGATTTAA
- a CDS encoding MSMEG_0570 family nitrogen starvation response protein — protein MPEVRFQVQWSDGTKSLCYSPSSVIKKYFTPNTDYDLDDFVSRSRTALLIASDRVQAKYGRPCGLALGQIAEIEANSTKYKDLLAPKVRFIQFIE, from the coding sequence ATGCCAGAAGTTCGTTTTCAAGTTCAATGGTCAGACGGTACGAAATCTCTTTGTTATTCGCCATCTTCCGTTATCAAGAAATACTTTACGCCTAACACCGACTACGATTTAGATGATTTTGTATCCCGTAGTCGTACCGCTTTACTTATTGCCAGCGATCGCGTTCAAGCCAAGTACGGGCGACCTTGTGGTTTAGCTTTAGGACAAATAGCAGAAATTGAAGCTAATTCTACCAAATACAAAGATTTGTTAGCGCCAAAAGTCCGATTCATCCAGTTTATTGAATAA
- a CDS encoding class I SAM-dependent methyltransferase → MKNQQPAIVFDQKTASAYDQRWAKLAPIRDSLDLLIRAILSELPADARILCVGVGTGSELINLAQAFPLWQFTAVEPAIAMINVCRQRVEEGGITSRCTFHEGYLDSLPESDSFDAATCLVVSHFIMEKEERRNFFNQIALRLRPQGYLISSDIASDMSTSDYQSLLEIWLRMMKSAELPEDDIEKMRAAYGHDVAVLPPQEVASIIASAGFDPPVLFFQNLLIHAWYSRRTSPD, encoded by the coding sequence ATGAAAAATCAACAACCAGCTATTGTTTTTGACCAAAAAACTGCTTCTGCCTACGATCAAAGGTGGGCTAAGTTGGCTCCAATCCGCGACTCCCTTGATTTATTGATCCGCGCCATACTATCTGAGCTTCCTGCCGATGCCCGGATACTTTGCGTCGGTGTAGGAACTGGATCGGAATTGATTAATCTAGCTCAAGCATTTCCACTATGGCAATTTACGGCGGTAGAACCTGCGATCGCGATGATTAATGTTTGTCGTCAGCGCGTTGAAGAAGGTGGCATCACATCCCGTTGCACTTTTCACGAAGGTTATCTCGATTCACTGCCCGAATCAGACTCCTTTGATGCGGCGACTTGCCTTGTGGTTTCTCACTTTATTATGGAGAAAGAGGAGAGGCGCAACTTTTTTAACCAAATTGCTTTACGACTTCGCCCCCAAGGATATTTGATCAGTTCTGATATAGCTTCTGATATGTCTACTTCAGACTATCAAAGCCTTCTTGAGATTTGGCTACGAATGATGAAGTCTGCCGAATTGCCGGAGGACGACATTGAAAAAATGCGCGCTGCTTATGGTCATGATGTTGCTGTGCTGCCACCCCAGGAAGTTGCATCAATTATTGCATCGGCTGGCTTTGATCCACCTGTGCTATTTTTTCAGAATCTACTTATTCATGCTTGGTATTCAAGGCGAACATCACCTGATTAA
- a CDS encoding condensation domain-containing protein produces the protein MPAVIAATTNQTTAIEQGLITGAVPLTPIQHWFLAQNQPDAHYWNQSLLLEVAPGSNPDLWEQIVQHLLNHHDAGGKNTVAEANTVSVYLSQQETQALLQEVHQAYRTQINDVLQKLIRDSISSHKFIVIESSY, from the coding sequence GTGCCTGCTGTAATTGCAGCAACTACAAATCAAACTACCGCCATAGAACAAGGATTAATTACAGGTGCAGTACCCCTTACACCGATTCAGCACTGGTTTTTGGCACAAAATCAACCCGACGCGCACTACTGGAATCAGTCACTATTATTAGAAGTTGCGCCCGGAAGTAACCCCGATTTGTGGGAACAGATAGTACAGCATTTGCTCAATCATCATGATGCAGGTGGCAAAAATACTGTAGCGGAGGCTAATACTGTATCTGTATATCTGAGCCAGCAAGAAACCCAAGCTTTATTGCAAGAAGTACATCAGGCTTATCGCACCCAAATTAATGATGTGTTGCAAAAGTTAATTAGGGATAGTATTAGCTCTCATAAGTTCATAGTTATAGAGTCCAGCTATTAA
- a CDS encoding EF-hand domain-containing protein produces the protein MATEQELQSLFDTLDGDKDGKVSINELFLSPGLSAIISSETGISSPQELLSRYASGEDGSITFEELKQAVKNANNLT, from the coding sequence ATGGCAACCGAGCAAGAGCTTCAATCCCTTTTTGATACTTTAGATGGCGACAAAGATGGCAAAGTTTCCATTAATGAGCTTTTTTTAAGTCCTGGCTTAAGTGCCATCATCTCATCAGAAACTGGTATCAGTAGCCCCCAGGAGTTACTATCACGGTATGCTTCGGGCGAAGACGGTAGTATTACCTTTGAAGAATTAAAGCAAGCAGTTAAAAATGCAAATAATTTAACCTAG
- a CDS encoding glycosyltransferase, producing MSRIGILCPGAIGHLNPMCNLGIELLRRGHNVLLFGVPEVKEKISQSNLEFCEIGGRDFPLGSIESMYAQLGQLTGLEGLKFAIQFFKKEASMLFRDAPDAIRNAQIDVLLIDQVTSAGGTIADYLNLPFITVCNALPINTEPGVPPYFTHWTYKNVWWAKLRNQLGNVLTNYLTRSIWDVLVQQRKTWHLPPHYKRTDSYSKLAQISQLPQELDFPRQKIAPWFHYAGPLKNPSDIEPVSLNRQHFSFDVLNGKPLIYATLGTLQNQNWKIFHCIAEACLDIDAQLVISLGNAKADVSKADFPGNPIVVAFPPHQQLINRSHLVITHAGSTALSCLSSGVPMVAIPITTDQPGMAARVARVGAGEVVPLTKLNVPKLKMAIKKVLEERTYRDNAAKLCSAIQEAGGVCYAADVIEQVISTQAPVLNKRLQGSDANNS from the coding sequence ATGTCTCGTATTGGTATTCTATGTCCTGGTGCAATCGGTCATTTAAATCCAATGTGCAATTTGGGGATTGAATTGCTGCGTCGCGGACACAATGTCCTGTTGTTTGGTGTGCCAGAAGTAAAGGAAAAAATTTCTCAGTCTAACTTGGAATTTTGTGAAATCGGGGGTAGGGATTTTCCCCTTGGCAGCATAGAAAGTATGTATGCTCAATTAGGACAATTAACTGGATTAGAAGGCTTAAAATTTGCCATCCAATTTTTTAAGAAAGAAGCTAGTATGTTGTTTCGTGATGCTCCTGACGCTATTCGTAACGCTCAAATAGATGTTCTTCTTATCGATCAAGTTACAAGTGCTGGGGGAACTATCGCCGACTATCTAAACTTACCTTTTATTACAGTCTGCAATGCATTGCCCATTAATACAGAACCTGGGGTTCCTCCTTATTTCACTCACTGGACATATAAAAATGTTTGGTGGGCTAAACTGCGAAATCAGTTAGGGAATGTTCTAACTAATTATCTAACTCGATCTATTTGGGATGTATTGGTTCAGCAGAGAAAAACATGGCATTTGCCACCTCATTACAAGCGGACTGATTCCTATTCAAAACTTGCTCAGATATCTCAATTACCTCAAGAACTCGATTTTCCCCGGCAAAAAATCGCACCGTGGTTTCATTATGCAGGACCTCTCAAGAATCCCTCAGATATAGAACCTGTATCCTTAAATAGACAGCATTTCTCTTTTGACGTATTAAACGGTAAGCCCTTAATATATGCAACTCTAGGAACGTTGCAGAACCAAAATTGGAAAATTTTTCATTGCATTGCCGAAGCCTGCTTGGATATTGATGCTCAGTTAGTAATTTCCCTAGGAAATGCTAAAGCAGATGTATCGAAGGCTGATTTTCCTGGGAATCCAATTGTAGTTGCTTTCCCTCCTCATCAACAACTCATTAACCGTTCTCACCTAGTGATTACTCATGCAGGCAGCACAGCATTAAGTTGTTTAAGTAGTGGAGTTCCAATGGTTGCTATTCCAATTACCACCGATCAACCAGGCATGGCAGCAAGGGTCGCACGAGTTGGTGCAGGTGAAGTCGTACCCCTTACCAAACTGAATGTTCCTAAATTAAAGATGGCTATTAAGAAAGTGTTGGAAGAGCGTACTTATCGAGATAATGCAGCGAAGTTATGCTCCGCTATTCAGGAGGCAGGAGGAGTGTGCTATGCTGCTGATGTCATCGAACAAGTAATATCCACTCAAGCTCCTGTTTTGAATAAACGTCTACAGGGTTCTGATGCAAACAACTCATAA